The region GAGGAGGAATGCCATGCTGACAGGCGGGTGCTATTGCCGGGCCATCCGGTACGAGATCCACGCGACTCCCTTCGATACGACGCTTTGCCACTGCGCCACGTGCCGGAAGATTTCGGCGGCGCCCGCGGTAGCCTGGTTCAGCGTGGACAGAAGCGGGCTGCGCTGGATACTCGGCCAGCCGAAGACGTTCGAATCCAGCCCTCGCGTTGTTCGCAGCTTCTGCGGGAATTGCGGAACGCCATTGACTTACTCGAACGCCGATTCGCCCCATGTAATCGACGTGTCGAACTGCTCGCTCGACGATCCCGGCACCGTCGCTCCAACGAGTCACACGTGGAGCAAGGAGCGACTGCATTGGGACCGCGCGACCGACGACCTGCCCGACTATCCCGAAGGCGAATAGCGGCGACCGAGCCCATGCATGCGCTGTACGAATCCGCCTGTGGTATCCGCGATCGCGGTGGAAGCCGCCGACACTCAACTGACCATCACTGGATTACCGCGAAAAGCGCAATTGATTTATTGCAGAGCGCGAAACGCTGCCGAATCACACAGCCCGCGCCCTGATCCGAGCGACTGAAACCGCATTCTTCACATCAATAAGCGATACTTTTTAACCCCGATTTTTATGCTATTTCCACTATTGCGTGGAGACCCTTACAGGAAATTGCACACCCCGTTATATTTCGCCGTACATTACGCACCACCCTTTTTGTAACGGCAACCTGAATGACTCCCCCTTCCCGCTACGCCCTGTGCACGCTGGCACTCATCTCCGCAGGTATCGTGGCAACCATCCCCGCTTACGCGCAGGAGCCCACCGCTCAACTCGCCCCGATCACCGTCACCGGAACCACACCCACGGCCAACCCTTCGTATCAGGTCGATCAGGCCGTGGTCGGTCCGTTGGGCAAAAAGACGCTGCTCGATACGCCTTATTCGATCAACGTCATCCCGCAGTCGCTCGCCGAGAATCAGCAACTGCGCAGCGTTCAGGAAGCGTTCATGTTCATTCCATCCGTGCAGGGATGGAATATTCGCCCGCAGACGCGCGGCATGCAGGCCGGCGTAGTCCAGAACACACGCATCGACGGCATGAACATCGCCGCGACGACCGACTATCCGATCGAGCAGTTCGACAACATCCAGGTGCTGAACGGTTTGGCCGGCGCGCTGTACGGTCCCGCGAGCCCCGCAGGCACCTTCAACTACGTACTCAAGCGACCGACCGATCAGCCGCTGCGTGAATTCACCTTCGGCTACGAGTCGAACAGCCTGTTCACCGAGCGCGCGGATCTCAGCGGGCACTTCGGCAACGACGATCGTTTCGGCTACCGGCTCAACCTGCTCAATCAGAATGGCGAGGGCTATGTCTCGGACAGTCGTCTGCGCCGCGAGTTGGCGAGCCTGGCGTTCGACATCCGCTTCACGCCCGACACGAAGCTCGAAACCAACTTCAGCACGTACCACTACCTGGACACCGGCTTTCCCGGAACCTTCGCGCTGGCGAAGAACGTGCTGTTGCCCTCCGCTCCGAATCCGGCGACGGTCGGCTACGGTCAGTCATGGGCCGGCGACGACAACGTCACGAACATGATGAGCGCCACGTTGAAGCACGACTTCAATAAGGATTGGCATTTGAGCGCCGGCGTGCAGCGCGAGACGAGCGACCGGCAATCCACCGTGCCGACACTCACGCTCACCAACAACAAGGGCGCGTATACGGCAACGACGGCAACGACCACGTACAGCCTCGACCAGGTTGTGAGCAATACGATCGCGCTGAATGGCCATGTTGCGCTCGCCGGTCTCACGCACGATGTGTTCGTGTCGACCACGGGCTTCTACTGGAATCGCTACACGCCGTACCAAACGGGTGCGATCACGCTCGGCACCGGAAACCTCGGCAATCCGGCGAATTTCGCCGAGCCTGCATTGCCCGATTTCTCGCATCGCTACCGCTCGGTCAGCACGTTCCAGCAGGCGATCAATGTCGGCGATACGATCGACTTCAATCAGCACTGGTCGATGTTGCTGGCCGCGAGCCAAAGCTGGATTCACGCCGAGAACTACAATTCGAAGGGCGCGATCACGAGCAAGTACACCGCCGACGGCGTCAGTCCGACGGCCAGCCTGATGTACAAGCCGCAGGACAACATGACCGCGTACATCACGTATGCGGACAGCCTGCAGCAAGGCGATATCGCGCCGTCCGGCACCGTCAATGCGGGCAATTCGCTCGCGCCGTACCGCAGCAAGGAGTGGGAACTCGGCTATAAGGTCGACATTGCAAACGCGACGCTCGGCGCCGCGCTGTACCGGATCGAGCGGCCGTACGCGATGGTGGAAGCGAATAACGTGTTTGCCAACGGCGGCCAGCAGGTCAATCGCGGCATCGAATTGACCGCGACCGGCGCGATCACACGCGATCTCAACATCTACACCGGGCTCTCGTTGCTGGACCCGCGTTTGCATGACACCGGCGTTGCCGCCACCGAGGGCACGCAGATTCTCGGCTTGTCGCGCGTGGTGTTCGATGCGCTCGTCGATTACTCCGTACCCAGCGTGGCCGGCCTCGGTTTTAACGTCGACATGAACTACGCGAGCCGCCGCGCCGCCAACTATTCGAACAGCGATTACGCGGACGGCTACACGCTTTTCAATCTCGGCGCGCGTTACCGCACG is a window of Paraburkholderia sp. D15 DNA encoding:
- a CDS encoding GFA family protein produces the protein MLTGGCYCRAIRYEIHATPFDTTLCHCATCRKISAAPAVAWFSVDRSGLRWILGQPKTFESSPRVVRSFCGNCGTPLTYSNADSPHVIDVSNCSLDDPGTVAPTSHTWSKERLHWDRATDDLPDYPEGE
- a CDS encoding TonB-dependent siderophore receptor, yielding MTPPSRYALCTLALISAGIVATIPAYAQEPTAQLAPITVTGTTPTANPSYQVDQAVVGPLGKKTLLDTPYSINVIPQSLAENQQLRSVQEAFMFIPSVQGWNIRPQTRGMQAGVVQNTRIDGMNIAATTDYPIEQFDNIQVLNGLAGALYGPASPAGTFNYVLKRPTDQPLREFTFGYESNSLFTERADLSGHFGNDDRFGYRLNLLNQNGEGYVSDSRLRRELASLAFDIRFTPDTKLETNFSTYHYLDTGFPGTFALAKNVLLPSAPNPATVGYGQSWAGDDNVTNMMSATLKHDFNKDWHLSAGVQRETSDRQSTVPTLTLTNNKGAYTATTATTTYSLDQVVSNTIALNGHVALAGLTHDVFVSTTGFYWNRYTPYQTGAITLGTGNLGNPANFAEPALPDFSHRYRSVSTFQQAINVGDTIDFNQHWSMLLAASQSWIHAENYNSKGAITSKYTADGVSPTASLMYKPQDNMTAYITYADSLQQGDIAPSGTVNAGNSLAPYRSKEWELGYKVDIANATLGAALYRIERPYAMVEANNVFANGGQQVNRGIELTATGAITRDLNIYTGLSLLDPRLHDTGVAATEGTQILGLSRVVFDALVDYSVPSVAGLGFNVDMNYASRRAANYSNSDYADGYTLFNLGARYRTKIAAKAVTLRFGVDNVTNRHYWANITPAGQNGYTGTDSGTATLGAPRTVRASIQIDL